One window of the Streptomyces sp. TS71-3 genome contains the following:
- a CDS encoding ROK family transcriptional regulator, with translation MNRTGSNLPAVGEYNQTVVLDAIRRRPEGITRSELAALTALSGMTVTKVCRRLIDAGLVDEHGTRANGPGKPAAIVRLNPGGGFAVGVHIDPAAVTYVLVDLSGTVRDHARSGTPTAGDPSAVIDEMANAIEALIAGSAVDRSRILGIGIASPGPVNVDDGVILNPPMMPNWHRVALRSALAEATGLPVLLEKDATAAVVAELWFAGPASSRDFAFMYYGTGLGTGLAVSGEVVRGTSSNAGDAGHITVDPGGDVCTCGRRGCVGYLVVPRTLVKRALGAGVLTAAEAGDLDDTGDVDAAFSRLADLAAAGKPGAAAILDDAARSLGRAIVVIVNLLDIDEVIFGGPFWAPISPAILAALPEAVSGDSALIPPHPVRFAQSAVPVDVAAVGAATLVLDNTFSPRPSALLLAAE, from the coding sequence ATGAATCGCACGGGAAGCAACCTTCCCGCTGTCGGCGAGTACAACCAGACGGTCGTTCTCGACGCCATCCGCCGACGCCCCGAGGGGATAACCCGGTCCGAACTCGCGGCCCTCACCGCCCTGAGCGGGATGACGGTGACCAAGGTCTGCCGGCGCCTCATCGACGCCGGCCTCGTCGACGAGCACGGAACCCGCGCGAACGGCCCCGGCAAGCCGGCGGCGATCGTCAGGCTGAACCCGGGCGGCGGTTTCGCTGTCGGGGTGCACATCGACCCCGCGGCGGTGACCTACGTGCTCGTCGACCTGTCCGGCACGGTGCGCGACCACGCCCGCAGCGGCACGCCGACCGCGGGGGACCCGAGCGCGGTCATCGACGAGATGGCCAACGCGATCGAGGCCCTCATCGCGGGCTCCGCCGTCGACCGGTCCCGCATCCTCGGCATCGGCATCGCCTCGCCGGGACCGGTGAACGTCGACGACGGCGTGATCCTCAACCCGCCGATGATGCCCAACTGGCACCGGGTCGCCCTGCGCAGTGCCCTCGCCGAGGCGACGGGCCTGCCCGTGCTGCTGGAGAAGGACGCGACGGCCGCGGTGGTCGCCGAGCTGTGGTTCGCGGGCCCCGCCAGCAGCCGCGACTTCGCGTTCATGTACTACGGCACCGGCCTCGGCACCGGCCTCGCGGTGTCGGGCGAGGTGGTGCGCGGCACCAGCTCCAACGCGGGCGACGCGGGGCACATCACCGTCGACCCCGGCGGGGACGTGTGCACGTGCGGCAGGCGCGGCTGCGTCGGCTACCTCGTCGTCCCCCGGACGCTCGTCAAGCGCGCCCTGGGCGCCGGCGTGCTCACGGCGGCCGAGGCCGGAGACCTCGACGACACCGGCGACGTGGACGCGGCGTTCAGCAGGCTCGCGGACCTCGCGGCGGCCGGCAAGCCCGGGGCGGCCGCGATCCTGGACGACGCCGCGCGGTCGCTGGGGCGCGCGATCGTGGTGATCGTGAACCTCCTCGACATCGACGAGGTCATCTTCGGCGGGCCGTTCTGGGCGCCCATCTCCCCGGCGATCCTCGCCGCGCTGCCCGAGGCCGTGAGCGGGGATTCCGCCCTGATCCCGCCGCATCCCGTCCGGTTCGCGCAGTCCGCGGTCCCCGTCGATGTCGCGGCGGTCGGAGCCGCGACCCTCGTGCTCGACAACACCTTCTCGCCGCGGCCGTCCGCCCTGCTCCTCGCGGCCGAGTGA
- a CDS encoding ABC transporter substrate-binding protein, whose translation MSNTVMRTRLVAVTAAAGLAVLAGCSSPAPADHASAASCAPAKGKVTLQYWNTVPGMDKVVALWNKKNPNIQVQTKNISTDQYGILGNALKAGKAPDLAQVGYDELPDLRTQNAFEDASSCKDAKAAKSKFVPWTWAQTSFGDTGVFALPQDTGPMALFVRSDIFKQHHLAIPKTWDEYAADAQKLHKADPNLSITFFDPNNAEFFNGLLWQNAADMYQYSGDKWHVSVVSEQSKQVAEYWQKLISGKLVRTDLAHGSTQMYAAYQKNQIATYVGAAWGYSMFRDNLPKQAGKWSIVPLPTWGSNSASGDWGGSTVAFMKGGKHLYESAKFNTWLNTDPEALAMENKLGGLYPAANAGTSLPALSQGVPYYDNQKIFDVFADSSQHIDTSFAWGPTQKTVNLALQDAMAKATAGKGTLTDALAAAQASALKTMKAQAIPAVAGK comes from the coding sequence ATGAGCAACACAGTCATGCGCACGCGCCTCGTGGCCGTCACCGCGGCAGCCGGTCTCGCTGTTCTCGCCGGATGCTCCTCGCCCGCGCCTGCGGACCATGCATCCGCGGCTTCCTGTGCTCCCGCGAAGGGCAAAGTCACCCTCCAGTACTGGAACACCGTTCCGGGCATGGACAAGGTCGTCGCCCTGTGGAACAAGAAGAACCCGAACATCCAGGTGCAGACGAAGAACATATCCACCGACCAGTACGGCATCCTCGGCAACGCCCTCAAGGCGGGCAAGGCACCCGACCTCGCGCAGGTCGGCTACGACGAGCTGCCGGACCTGCGCACCCAGAACGCCTTCGAGGACGCCTCGTCCTGCAAGGACGCCAAGGCCGCCAAATCGAAGTTCGTCCCCTGGACCTGGGCGCAGACCAGCTTCGGTGACACGGGCGTCTTCGCCCTGCCGCAGGACACCGGCCCGATGGCCCTCTTCGTGCGCAGCGACATCTTCAAGCAGCACCACCTGGCGATCCCGAAGACCTGGGACGAGTACGCCGCGGACGCGCAGAAGCTGCACAAGGCGGACCCGAACCTCAGCATCACGTTCTTCGACCCGAACAACGCGGAGTTCTTCAACGGCCTCCTCTGGCAGAACGCCGCCGACATGTACCAGTACTCCGGCGACAAGTGGCACGTCAGCGTGGTGTCCGAGCAGAGCAAGCAGGTCGCCGAGTACTGGCAGAAGCTGATCTCCGGCAAGCTGGTGCGCACCGACCTGGCCCACGGGTCGACCCAGATGTACGCCGCCTACCAGAAGAACCAGATCGCCACCTACGTCGGCGCCGCCTGGGGCTACAGCATGTTCCGGGACAACCTTCCCAAGCAGGCGGGCAAGTGGTCGATCGTGCCGCTGCCCACCTGGGGTTCCAACAGCGCCTCCGGCGACTGGGGCGGCTCGACCGTCGCGTTCATGAAGGGCGGCAAGCACCTCTACGAGTCGGCCAAGTTCAACACCTGGCTGAACACCGACCCGGAAGCCCTCGCGATGGAGAACAAGCTGGGCGGCCTCTACCCGGCGGCCAACGCCGGCACGTCGCTTCCCGCGCTCTCGCAGGGCGTGCCGTACTACGACAACCAGAAGATCTTCGACGTCTTCGCCGACTCCTCCCAGCACATCGACACCAGCTTCGCCTGGGGCCCCACCCAGAAGACGGTGAACCTGGCGCTCCAGGACGCGATGGCCAAGGCGACGGCCGGCAAGGGCACGCTCACCGACGCGCTGGCGGCCGCCCAGGCGAGCGCGCTGAAGACGATGAAGGCCCAGGCGATCCCGGCCGTGGCAGGCAAGTGA